A genomic region of Streptococcus suis contains the following coding sequences:
- a CDS encoding NADPH-dependent oxidoreductase: MNETIDLMLNHTSVRRFTEEPIEAEHLQAIISAGRAASSWKNFQSYSIIVVQLEEKKQALYDLVPQPAILQAQAILVFVGDHNRASKAAQLHGSDFDAKGTENLLISSVDASLAGQNALLAAESLGYGGVFIGMIRHKALAIAELFNLPDYTYPIFCIALGRPAQNHPVKPRLASETIVFQEEYVEQGVEVIQAYDQVQTAYAGARQTETWSERMVAQFGQAEQPETKSILEKNKLL, from the coding sequence ATGAATGAAACCATAGACTTGATGTTGAATCATACTTCCGTCCGTCGTTTTACGGAGGAGCCTATTGAGGCGGAACATTTGCAAGCTATTATTTCAGCTGGGCGAGCTGCGTCTAGCTGGAAGAATTTCCAGTCCTATTCCATCATTGTGGTGCAGTTGGAGGAGAAAAAACAAGCACTCTATGATTTGGTGCCTCAGCCAGCTATTTTACAGGCTCAGGCTATTCTGGTTTTTGTGGGCGACCATAATCGTGCCAGCAAGGCGGCTCAACTCCATGGTTCAGACTTTGATGCCAAAGGAACAGAGAATCTCCTGATTTCTTCTGTTGATGCGAGCCTAGCAGGGCAAAACGCCCTCTTGGCAGCGGAAAGCTTAGGTTACGGTGGCGTCTTTATCGGTATGATTCGCCATAAGGCCTTGGCAATAGCAGAGCTGTTCAACTTGCCAGATTATACCTATCCCATTTTCTGTATTGCCTTGGGTCGACCAGCCCAAAACCATCCTGTCAAACCACGTTTGGCAAGTGAAACCATTGTCTTTCAGGAAGAATATGTGGAGCAAGGCGTGGAAGTAATCCAAGCCTACGACCAAGTTCAGACAGCCTATGCAGGTGCCCGTCAGACAGAAACCTGGTCCGAGCGTATGGTTGCCCAGTTTGGTCAGGCTGAACAACCAGAAACAAAGTCTATCTTAGAAAAGAATAAATTATTGTAA
- the nrdR gene encoding transcriptional regulator NrdR, producing MRCPKCQSLKSSVIDSRQAEDGNTIRRRRSCDQCGQRFTTYERIEEKTLVVVKKDGTREQFSREKIFNGIIRSAQKRPVSTDDIDEVVNRIEQKVRAQGDSEIESDVIGNLVMEELVELDEITYVRFASVYRSFKDVGELENLLKQMISKGSKVKPGKKDETK from the coding sequence ATGCGTTGTCCAAAATGTCAGAGTTTGAAATCAAGTGTCATTGATAGTCGTCAGGCTGAAGATGGCAATACCATCCGTCGTCGTCGTTCCTGCGACCAATGTGGTCAACGTTTTACCACCTATGAACGGATTGAAGAGAAAACTCTAGTCGTTGTGAAAAAAGACGGGACTAGAGAGCAGTTTTCACGTGAAAAGATTTTCAATGGGATTATTCGTTCTGCTCAAAAGCGCCCTGTGTCAACCGATGATATTGATGAAGTGGTGAATCGGATTGAACAGAAGGTGCGAGCACAAGGTGATAGTGAAATAGAATCCGATGTCATTGGGAATTTGGTAATGGAAGAATTGGTCGAATTGGATGAAATCACCTATGTGCGTTTTGCATCGGTTTATCGTTCTTTCAAAGATGTTGGAGAGCTAGAAAATTTGCTTAAGCAGATGATTTCCAAAGGAAGTAAGGTAAAACCGGGAAAAAAAGATGAAACCAAATGA
- the gndA gene encoding NADP-dependent phosphogluconate dehydrogenase, producing MTKANFGVVGMAVMGRNLALNVESRGYSVAIYNRSADKTEDVVASNPGKNLVPSYDVESFVASIEKPRRIMLMVQAGPGTDATIQALLPHLDEGDILIDGGNTFYEDTIRRSKELANSGINFIGTGVSGGEKGALEGPSIMPGGQKEAYELVADVLEEISAKAPEDGAPCVTYIGPDGAGHYVKMVHNGIEYGDMQLIAESYDLMQHLLGLSVDEMADIFTEWNKGELDSYLIEITADILKRKDDQGQDGPIVDYILDAAGNKGTGKWTSQSSLDLGVPLSLITESVFARYISTYKDERVAASKVLPKPAPFAYEGDKAELVEKIRQALYFSKIMSYAQGFAQLRVASKENNWNLPFGEIAKIWRAGCIIRARFLQKITDAYGRDEDLANLLLDEYFLDVTAKYQQAVRDVVALAVQAGVPVPTFSAAITYFDSYRAENLPANLIQAQRDYFGAHTYNRKDKEGIFHYDWYSESK from the coding sequence ATGACTAAAGCAAATTTTGGTGTTGTAGGGATGGCCGTTATGGGCCGCAACCTTGCGCTTAACGTTGAATCACGTGGCTATTCAGTAGCCATTTACAACCGCTCTGCTGATAAAACAGAAGATGTTGTTGCAAGCAACCCAGGTAAAAACTTGGTACCAAGTTACGATGTGGAAAGCTTTGTGGCATCAATCGAAAAACCACGTCGCATTATGCTTATGGTTCAAGCTGGTCCTGGTACAGATGCAACCATTCAAGCGCTCTTGCCACACTTGGATGAAGGCGACATCTTGATCGATGGTGGTAATACTTTCTACGAAGACACTATCCGTCGTTCAAAAGAATTGGCAAACTCAGGTATTAACTTCATCGGTACAGGTGTATCTGGTGGTGAAAAAGGAGCCCTTGAAGGTCCATCTATCATGCCTGGTGGTCAAAAAGAAGCTTACGAATTGGTGGCAGATGTCTTGGAAGAAATTTCAGCAAAAGCACCAGAAGATGGAGCACCATGTGTGACTTATATCGGTCCAGATGGAGCTGGTCACTACGTAAAAATGGTACACAACGGTATCGAGTATGGCGACATGCAATTGATTGCGGAGTCTTATGACCTCATGCAACACTTGCTCGGTTTGTCAGTGGATGAAATGGCTGACATCTTTACCGAGTGGAACAAAGGCGAATTGGATAGCTACTTGATTGAAATCACAGCAGATATTTTGAAACGTAAAGACGACCAAGGTCAAGATGGACCAATCGTTGACTACATTTTGGATGCGGCTGGTAATAAGGGAACTGGTAAATGGACAAGCCAATCATCACTTGACTTGGGTGTGCCACTGTCATTGATTACAGAATCCGTATTTGCTCGTTATATCTCAACCTACAAAGATGAGCGTGTGGCAGCAAGTAAGGTTCTTCCAAAACCAGCTCCGTTTGCATACGAAGGCGATAAGGCTGAATTGGTAGAAAAAATTCGTCAAGCATTGTACTTCTCAAAAATCATGTCTTATGCACAAGGTTTTGCACAGTTGCGCGTAGCATCAAAAGAAAACAACTGGAACTTGCCATTTGGTGAAATCGCAAAAATCTGGCGTGCAGGTTGTATCATCCGCGCTCGCTTCTTGCAAAAAATCACAGATGCCTACGGACGTGATGAAGACTTGGCAAACTTGCTCTTGGATGAGTACTTCCTTGATGTAACAGCTAAGTATCAACAGGCAGTTCGTGATGTTGTTGCCTTGGCAGTTCAAGCAGGAGTTCCTGTACCAACATTCTCAGCAGCTATTACCTACTTTGATAGCTATCGTGCTGAAAACTTGCCAGCGAACTTGATTCAAGCACAACGTGACTACTTTGGTGCTCACACTTATAACCGTAAAGATAAAGAAGGAATCTTCCATTACGACTGGTATAGCGAATCAAAATAG
- a CDS encoding YceD family protein, whose protein sequence is MFHIYDIQKNPDGISFDKTLDLQEELQARNGEVLGLSPVQVTGNIRFESGFFFLDYQMTYDITLASSRSLQPVVLHEVQNVNELFVANEAVLKEQDLIDEDMVLVVEDDHIVLDESVADNILLAIPIKVLTPEEEAGQELPSGQAWALMTEEDFQQKAQEKKEANSPFAQLQGLFGDED, encoded by the coding sequence ATGTTTCATATTTACGATATTCAGAAAAATCCAGATGGAATCTCCTTTGATAAAACCTTGGATTTACAGGAAGAATTGCAAGCTCGAAATGGTGAAGTTCTAGGCTTGTCGCCAGTCCAAGTCACTGGAAATATCCGTTTTGAATCAGGTTTCTTTTTCTTGGACTATCAGATGACTTATGATATTACCTTGGCATCCAGTCGTTCTCTGCAACCAGTTGTTTTGCATGAGGTCCAAAACGTCAATGAACTCTTTGTTGCCAATGAAGCAGTTCTTAAAGAACAAGATTTGATTGATGAGGATATGGTACTGGTAGTAGAAGATGACCACATTGTTCTTGATGAGAGTGTAGCAGATAATATTTTATTGGCTATACCAATCAAAGTCTTGACACCTGAAGAAGAAGCTGGACAGGAACTACCATCTGGTCAAGCTTGGGCTTTAATGACTGAGGAAGATTTTCAACAAAAAGCTCAAGAGAAAAAAGAAGCCAATAGTCCTTTTGCCCAATTACAAGGGTTATTTGGCGATGAGGACTAA
- a CDS encoding replication initiation/membrane attachment protein, whose product MKPNDLFAYIKISPFTPDIVSLSQCYQPIIGFDALALYYYFYSFADQGQGRYKWTVILNHMDFGMHRLEKALDVLTAMGLLELYRADELTGLALQAPLTVRSFLAKPLYKNLLARKIGESSMENLLVHLPNQEQNISKTFSQVFTMDGQAPVVFEPKHDFDWSAFKALMAKDKLLFQDEAEDIIALSYIAEQAGWTWLETYRQAKATAIGQTISTKRLQQSRQSLPTESANLTAQEQAIVREAKSKSSLTFLSFIKEQRKAAVTATERKCLTDLANLGLLDEVINVLVLYTFNKVDSANLNEKYAMKLGNDFSYKGIGSAEAAVLYLRELKTGQVVTKSSQPQKSNVPEWSKEEVVMDNSPEAQARMEALRKRMLENESKGGS is encoded by the coding sequence ATGAAACCAAATGATTTATTTGCCTATATAAAAATCAGCCCGTTTACACCTGATATTGTCAGTCTTAGCCAATGCTACCAGCCGATTATCGGTTTTGATGCATTAGCGCTTTATTATTACTTTTATAGTTTTGCCGATCAAGGGCAAGGCCGTTACAAATGGACTGTCATTCTCAATCACATGGATTTTGGGATGCATCGTTTGGAGAAGGCTCTGGATGTTCTGACTGCCATGGGGCTCCTAGAACTCTATCGTGCAGATGAATTAACAGGTTTGGCGCTACAAGCCCCTCTGACCGTAAGAAGTTTTCTAGCGAAACCCTTGTATAAGAACTTGTTGGCGAGGAAGATTGGGGAGTCAAGCATGGAGAATCTGCTTGTTCACCTACCCAATCAGGAACAGAATATCTCAAAAACATTTTCTCAGGTCTTTACCATGGATGGGCAGGCTCCAGTTGTTTTTGAACCGAAACATGATTTTGACTGGTCTGCCTTTAAGGCATTAATGGCTAAAGATAAGCTTCTTTTTCAGGATGAAGCTGAGGATATTATTGCGCTTAGTTACATAGCAGAGCAGGCAGGCTGGACCTGGTTGGAAACCTATCGTCAGGCTAAAGCAACAGCTATTGGACAGACGATCTCGACCAAACGCTTGCAGCAGTCACGTCAGTCATTGCCAACAGAAAGCGCCAACCTCACTGCCCAAGAACAAGCCATTGTTCGTGAAGCGAAATCAAAATCCAGCCTAACCTTCTTGTCCTTTATCAAGGAGCAACGGAAGGCAGCAGTGACCGCAACAGAACGAAAATGCTTGACGGATTTGGCAAATTTGGGTCTGCTTGATGAAGTTATCAATGTCTTGGTCCTCTATACCTTTAACAAGGTGGACTCAGCCAATCTGAATGAAAAATACGCTATGAAGCTGGGCAATGATTTTTCCTACAAGGGAATTGGCAGTGCAGAGGCAGCTGTTCTTTACCTAAGAGAGTTGAAGACAGGGCAAGTTGTTACCAAGTCTAGCCAGCCACAGAAAAGCAATGTGCCTGAGTGGAGTAAGGAAGAGGTTGTCATGGATAACAGTCCTGAAGCTCAGGCAAGAATGGAAGCACTTAGAAAACGAATGTTAGAAAACGAAAGTAAGGGAGGTAGCTGA
- the der gene encoding ribosome biogenesis GTPase Der, which produces MALPTIAIVGRPNVGKSTLFNRIAGERISIVEDVEGVTRDRIYATGEWLNRKFSLIDTGGIDDVDAPFMEQIKHQAEIAMDEADVIVFVVSGKEGVTDADEYVSRILYKTNKPVILVVNKVDNPEMRNDIYDFYSLGLGDPYPVSSVHGIGTGDVLDAIIENLPVQEAEENPDIIKFSLIGRPNVGKSSLINAILGEERVIASPVAGTTRDAIDTHFTDPEGQEFTMIDTAGMRKSGKVYENTEKYSVMRAMRAIERSDVILMVINAEEGIREYDKRIAGFAHEAGKGMIIVVNKWDTLEKDNHTMKQWEDDIRDQFQYLSYAPIIFVSALTKQRLHKLPEMIKAISESQNTRIPSAVLNDVIMDAIAINPTPTDKGKRLKIFYATQVATKPPTFVVFVNEEELMHFSYMRFLENQIRKAFVFEGTPIHLIARKRK; this is translated from the coding sequence ATGGCTCTACCAACTATCGCCATCGTTGGACGTCCCAATGTTGGTAAATCAACACTATTTAACCGTATTGCGGGGGAACGTATTTCTATCGTAGAAGACGTGGAAGGTGTGACCCGCGACCGTATTTATGCTACTGGTGAGTGGCTCAACCGTAAGTTTTCCTTGATTGATACAGGTGGTATTGACGATGTGGATGCTCCTTTCATGGAGCAAATCAAGCATCAGGCTGAGATTGCTATGGATGAAGCAGATGTTATCGTCTTTGTCGTTTCAGGCAAAGAAGGTGTGACAGATGCGGACGAGTATGTATCGCGTATCCTTTATAAGACCAACAAACCAGTCATTTTGGTTGTTAATAAAGTCGATAACCCTGAAATGCGTAATGACATCTACGATTTCTATTCACTCGGTCTTGGCGATCCTTATCCAGTATCTTCTGTACACGGTATCGGAACAGGGGATGTCCTGGATGCTATCATTGAAAATCTTCCAGTCCAAGAAGCAGAAGAAAATCCAGATATTATCAAGTTCAGCTTGATTGGTCGTCCAAACGTTGGTAAATCAAGCTTGATTAATGCCATTTTGGGTGAAGAGCGTGTGATTGCCTCACCTGTTGCTGGAACGACTCGTGATGCCATTGATACGCACTTTACAGACCCAGAAGGCCAAGAGTTTACCATGATTGACACCGCAGGTATGCGCAAATCTGGTAAGGTCTATGAAAATACAGAGAAATACTCTGTTATGCGTGCCATGCGTGCCATTGAACGTTCCGATGTCATATTGATGGTCATCAATGCTGAAGAGGGTATTCGTGAGTATGACAAACGCATCGCCGGTTTTGCCCATGAGGCTGGTAAGGGAATGATTATCGTAGTCAACAAGTGGGACACGCTTGAAAAAGACAACCACACCATGAAGCAGTGGGAAGACGATATTCGTGATCAATTCCAGTATTTGTCATATGCACCGATTATCTTTGTGTCAGCCTTGACCAAGCAACGCTTGCACAAGTTGCCTGAGATGATCAAGGCTATCAGTGAAAGCCAGAATACCCGTATTCCATCGGCTGTGCTTAACGATGTCATCATGGATGCCATTGCTATCAATCCAACACCGACTGATAAAGGTAAACGTCTCAAGATTTTCTACGCGACTCAAGTTGCGACCAAGCCACCGACCTTTGTGGTTTTTGTCAACGAAGAAGAGCTCATGCACTTCTCCTATATGCGTTTCTTGGAAAATCAAATCCGCAAGGCCTTTGTCTTTGAAGGAACACCGATTCATCTGATTGCACGGAAACGGAAGTAA
- a CDS encoding AI-2E family transporter — protein sequence MNTSFKEKVILILLSGATLLAVLNWSSIYGAIQQLLGSMNSLFIGAIFAFILNVPMKKLEDQFEKISFLKKSKRSLAIVGVLIGFALIVTGLVVIVLPTLVTTVSELVSVSSTAIPKSVNALTNFLESNGLLSGQIGDQIASFLDQLKNLTLISSLVTPILSGLVSNVTGIFSNTMTLIMAFFFTLAILGSKEHLQAMTRKFLQATLPEKAVRVVNYIGEVIVDTYDRFLMSQIVEACIIGILVFVSYSLSGIPYASMAGILAGVLSFVPYIGPFSACLISALFVAVQNPLLALWSIALFQIIQLIEGNVIYPRVVGQSVGLPTLFTLAAALIGGNLFGLLGMVFFTPIFAVVYRLVREWVASRLKKQDELLVESE from the coding sequence ATGAATACATCATTTAAAGAAAAAGTCATATTGATACTCTTATCTGGAGCGACATTGTTAGCTGTTCTCAACTGGTCTAGTATTTATGGGGCTATTCAACAATTATTAGGCAGTATGAACTCGCTTTTTATTGGAGCTATTTTTGCCTTTATTCTCAATGTTCCCATGAAAAAATTAGAAGATCAGTTTGAAAAAATTTCTTTTTTAAAGAAATCCAAGCGGTCTTTGGCAATTGTTGGAGTATTAATTGGATTTGCTTTAATTGTGACAGGACTGGTGGTGATTGTTCTTCCTACATTGGTGACGACTGTTTCAGAACTGGTTTCGGTTAGTAGCACAGCCATTCCAAAATCGGTAAATGCCCTAACTAATTTTCTTGAATCAAATGGTCTTTTGTCGGGACAAATCGGAGACCAGATTGCCAGCTTTTTGGATCAGTTGAAGAATTTAACACTTATTTCAAGTTTGGTCACACCGATTTTATCTGGCTTGGTGTCCAATGTGACGGGGATTTTTTCGAACACTATGACGTTGATAATGGCTTTCTTCTTCACTCTAGCGATTTTAGGGAGCAAGGAACACTTGCAGGCGATGACGAGAAAGTTCTTGCAGGCTACCTTGCCGGAGAAGGCTGTCAGAGTAGTGAACTATATTGGAGAAGTTATTGTTGATACCTATGACCGATTCTTGATGAGTCAAATTGTTGAAGCGTGTATCATTGGGATACTTGTCTTTGTTAGTTATTCGCTCTCAGGAATTCCTTATGCCAGCATGGCTGGTATTTTGGCTGGGGTCCTATCATTTGTACCTTATATCGGTCCCTTTTCAGCATGTTTGATTAGTGCTCTCTTTGTGGCGGTGCAAAATCCGCTCTTGGCACTCTGGTCTATCGCCCTTTTCCAGATTATTCAGCTGATAGAAGGAAATGTTATCTATCCGCGCGTGGTTGGTCAATCAGTTGGTCTTCCGACTCTATTTACCCTGGCTGCAGCCTTGATTGGTGGTAATTTGTTTGGCCTACTTGGTATGGTCTTCTTTACCCCAATTTTTGCGGTTGTCTACCGCCTGGTTCGTGAATGGGTTGCCAGTCGATTGAAGAAGCAAGATGAATTATTGGTAGAAAGTGAGTAA
- the trxB gene encoding thioredoxin-disulfide reductase, producing MYDTVVIGAGPAGMTAALYAGRSNLKVALLERGIYGGQMNNTAEIENYPGYDHISGPALAEKMFEPLEKFGVDHIFGTLVRIEEEGQIKKVITEDGVLETKTVVLAMGAKHRLLGIPGEDTYNSRGVSYCAVCDGAFFRGQKLLVVGGGDSAVEEALFLTQFAESVTIVHRRDQLRAQKVIQDRAFANEKINFIWDSVVEEIKGDDLRVQSVVIKNVKTEEVSELDFGGVFIYVGLDPMTDTVADLGITDEAGWVITNEKMETTQSGIYAIGDIRQNQLRQIATAVGNGAVAGQEVYNYITELAE from the coding sequence ATGTACGATACAGTTGTAATTGGTGCGGGTCCTGCGGGGATGACTGCAGCTCTTTATGCAGGGCGTAGCAATTTAAAGGTAGCTCTTTTGGAACGTGGTATTTATGGTGGTCAGATGAACAATACCGCGGAAATTGAAAACTATCCAGGCTATGACCATATTTCAGGTCCAGCCTTGGCTGAAAAGATGTTTGAACCCTTGGAAAAATTCGGTGTGGACCATATTTTTGGCACCCTAGTCCGTATCGAAGAAGAAGGACAAATTAAGAAAGTGATTACTGAGGATGGTGTTTTGGAGACAAAGACAGTCGTTCTAGCCATGGGGGCAAAACACCGTTTGTTAGGTATTCCAGGTGAGGATACTTACAATAGCCGTGGTGTCTCATATTGTGCAGTCTGTGACGGTGCCTTCTTCCGTGGACAAAAACTCTTGGTTGTCGGTGGTGGAGATTCTGCCGTTGAAGAAGCGCTCTTCTTGACACAATTTGCGGAATCTGTGACGATTGTTCATCGACGTGACCAACTTCGTGCTCAAAAAGTTATCCAAGATCGCGCCTTTGCCAATGAAAAAATTAACTTCATCTGGGATAGCGTAGTCGAAGAAATCAAGGGGGATGACTTACGTGTACAAAGCGTGGTTATCAAAAATGTGAAAACTGAAGAAGTCAGTGAACTTGATTTCGGTGGTGTCTTTATCTATGTCGGTCTGGATCCGATGACTGATACAGTTGCAGACCTAGGAATTACAGACGAAGCTGGTTGGGTTATCACTAATGAAAAGATGGAGACGACTCAATCAGGCATCTATGCCATCGGTGATATTCGTCAAAATCAACTTCGTCAGATTGCAACGGCAGTTGGAAATGGTGCAGTTGCTGGACAAGAAGTCTATAACTACATTACAGAACTAGCTGAATAG
- the dnaI gene encoding primosomal protein DnaI: MKSVQDRLSQTTNPSPKSYQQLYQEIVSDPEVAAFIKKEGLTQQEITLSISKFLEYISQRDLFVKQDESYIAKGYQPVLVMNEGYADVSYLETEELVEYRRLEAIKNRIQLINMPQALKKVTAEDLDFTDINRVEVYEAIADFVKRFEEKPKGLYIYGNFGIGKSYLMAYLANLLSKTHLQSTTMLHYPTFVVDIKNAIKDGSVKERIDEIKMAQVLVLDDIGAEQHSPWVRDDVLQVILQYRMQENLPTFFTSNFSFDDLERHFASGKSGDETWQAKRVMERIRYLARDLHLKGNNRR, translated from the coding sequence ATGAAATCAGTTCAAGACAGGTTGTCGCAAACAACCAATCCAAGTCCAAAATCTTATCAGCAACTCTATCAGGAGATAGTGAGTGATCCTGAAGTCGCTGCTTTTATCAAAAAAGAAGGTTTGACCCAGCAGGAAATCACCCTCTCCATTTCTAAGTTTTTGGAATATATCAGTCAGCGTGACCTCTTTGTCAAGCAGGATGAATCCTATATTGCAAAAGGCTATCAACCGGTTTTAGTCATGAATGAGGGCTATGCGGATGTTTCCTATCTTGAGACAGAAGAATTGGTCGAATACCGTCGTTTGGAAGCCATCAAGAATCGTATCCAGCTCATCAATATGCCTCAGGCTCTCAAAAAAGTTACAGCTGAGGACTTGGATTTTACGGATATTAATCGTGTTGAGGTTTATGAGGCTATTGCAGATTTTGTCAAACGATTTGAGGAAAAACCAAAAGGGCTCTACATCTATGGCAATTTCGGTATTGGAAAAAGTTATTTGATGGCTTATTTAGCCAATCTTTTGTCCAAGACACATCTTCAATCAACCACCATGCTCCATTATCCAACCTTTGTGGTAGACATAAAAAATGCCATCAAAGATGGTTCTGTCAAGGAGCGAATTGATGAAATCAAGATGGCTCAGGTATTGGTGCTAGATGATATTGGAGCAGAGCAACATAGTCCTTGGGTACGTGACGATGTCCTGCAGGTCATTCTTCAATACCGCATGCAGGAAAATCTACCGACCTTCTTTACCTCCAATTTCTCCTTTGATGATTTGGAGCGTCATTTCGCCTCTGGCAAGTCTGGTGATGAGACCTGGCAGGCCAAACGGGTAATGGAGCGGATTCGCTATCTGGCTCGCGATTTGCATTTGAAAGGAAATAACCGCCGATGA
- a CDS encoding DUF4059 family protein, protein MLQNILSFYLQGLLIASLLIITSSLVWFIWRATKGVDKTLQERQDFLFDLLMINVMTIPIAAFGVVGILLMFKA, encoded by the coding sequence ATGTTACAAAACATTCTAAGTTTTTATTTACAAGGATTGCTAATAGCTTCCTTGTTGATTATCACTTCTAGTCTGGTCTGGTTTATCTGGCGTGCGACAAAGGGTGTGGATAAAACCTTGCAAGAACGACAAGATTTCTTGTTTGATTTGTTGATGATTAATGTGATGACAATCCCCATTGCGGCCTTTGGAGTAGTGGGAATCTTATTAATGTTTAAAGCGTAG
- a CDS encoding DNA-binding response regulator: protein MAKKILIAGKERNLSHFVSMELQKKDYLVDYASTGKEAMSLAHETDFDLILMSFQLSDMSSKELATELLAIKPATVMIVVVEPTEVSQYGEEVLSYAVSYVVKPFVISDLVEQISAIFRGRDFIDNNCKQVHMHAAYRDLKVDFQNRTVTRGDELINLTRREYDLLATLMNSPEPVSREQLLERVWKYEAASETNVVDVYIRYLRGKLDLPHQDSYIKTVRGVGYAMRD, encoded by the coding sequence ATGGCTAAGAAAATTTTGATTGCTGGTAAAGAACGCAATCTCTCGCATTTTGTTTCCATGGAATTGCAGAAAAAAGACTATCTTGTTGATTATGCATCGACAGGGAAAGAGGCTATGTCCTTGGCACATGAAACGGATTTTGACTTGATTCTGATGAGTTTTCAGCTTTCAGACATGTCCAGCAAGGAATTGGCTACAGAACTGTTAGCGATAAAACCAGCCACGGTCATGATTGTGGTAGTTGAGCCGACAGAAGTTAGTCAATATGGGGAAGAAGTCCTCTCTTATGCTGTTTCCTACGTAGTGAAGCCCTTTGTCATCAGTGATCTAGTGGAGCAAATCTCTGCGATTTTTCGTGGTCGTGATTTTATTGATAATAACTGTAAGCAGGTTCACATGCATGCGGCCTATCGTGATTTGAAGGTTGATTTTCAAAATCGAACAGTGACTCGAGGTGATGAATTGATTAATTTGACCCGCCGAGAGTATGATCTGTTGGCGACCTTAATGAATAGCCCAGAGCCTGTTAGTCGAGAACAACTTCTTGAGCGTGTTTGGAAATATGAAGCGGCTTCTGAGACCAATGTCGTCGATGTATATATTCGCTATCTACGTGGTAAACTGGATTTGCCACATCAAGATTCATATATAAAAACAGTTCGTGGTGTCGGATATGCCATGCGCGATTGA